Proteins encoded together in one Actinomycetes bacterium window:
- a CDS encoding RNA degradosome polyphosphate kinase — protein sequence MSEVTSVSDDTDPAASDESRHPALPEERFADRELSWLAFNQRVLELAEDPTLPLLARTRFLAIFASNLDEFFMVRVAGLKRRIATGIAVRSSSGEMPRQVLEGIWDRTRALMRRHALLFHDEILPALAKEDIELLRWDQLDDSDRTQLGQVFRDRIFPVLTPLAVDPAHPFPYISGLSLNLAVVVRNPTTGKEHFARVKVPQTLGRFAHVRDSRFVPLEDVIAAYLDELFPGMEVLQSHGFRVTRNEDLEVEEDDAENLLQALEKELMRRRFGPPVRLEVEETIDPHVLELLVRELGVESAEVVAIPGPLDLTGLHALADLPRPDLDYPAFLPRRHPELSDVETADDVDVLAAIRARDILLHHPYDSFSTSVQAFLEQAADDPDVLAIKQTLYRTSGDSPIVDALIEAAESGKQVLVLVEIKARFDEQANIKRARKLEQAGCHVVYGLVGLKTHCKLSLVVRQEGDVLRRYTHVGTGNYHPRTARLYEDLGLLTCDPVVGEDVSDLFNVLSGYSRNTEYARLLVAPHSVRSGIIERIEREVDNHLAGRPAGIRFKLNSIVDERVIDALYGASNAGVPVDIWVRGICALRAGIPGLSENVRVRSVLGRFLEHSRVYWFAGGGEPEVWIGSADIMHRNLDRRVEALVQITDPSHVRYLTRLLELGFDDGISSWHLGPDDVWTRFASDAEGRPLLDLQEYFVGLTQRRSDITAP from the coding sequence ATGAGCGAGGTCACGTCGGTCAGCGACGACACCGACCCTGCCGCCTCGGACGAGTCGCGCCACCCGGCGCTGCCGGAGGAACGCTTCGCCGACCGGGAGCTGTCCTGGCTGGCGTTCAACCAGCGGGTCCTGGAACTGGCCGAGGACCCGACGCTCCCGCTGCTCGCGCGCACTCGCTTCCTCGCCATCTTCGCCAGCAACCTGGACGAGTTCTTCATGGTCCGGGTCGCCGGGCTCAAGCGCAGGATCGCCACCGGGATCGCGGTGCGCTCCTCGAGCGGTGAGATGCCGCGGCAGGTGCTCGAGGGCATCTGGGACCGTACTCGCGCTCTCATGCGACGCCACGCCCTGCTCTTCCACGACGAGATCCTCCCCGCGCTCGCGAAGGAGGACATCGAGCTGCTGCGCTGGGACCAGCTGGACGACAGCGACCGCACGCAGCTCGGCCAGGTCTTCCGGGACCGCATCTTCCCCGTGCTCACCCCGCTCGCGGTGGACCCCGCGCATCCGTTCCCGTACATCAGCGGGCTGTCGCTCAACCTGGCGGTGGTCGTCCGCAACCCCACGACCGGCAAGGAGCACTTCGCCAGGGTGAAGGTGCCACAGACCCTGGGTCGGTTCGCACACGTGCGCGACTCGCGCTTCGTCCCGCTCGAGGACGTCATCGCCGCCTACCTCGACGAGCTCTTCCCGGGCATGGAGGTGCTGCAGAGTCACGGGTTCCGCGTGACCCGCAACGAGGACCTCGAGGTCGAGGAGGACGACGCGGAGAACCTGCTGCAGGCTCTGGAGAAGGAGCTGATGCGCCGCCGCTTCGGCCCGCCCGTACGCCTCGAGGTCGAGGAGACCATCGACCCCCACGTCCTCGAGCTGCTGGTACGCGAGCTCGGCGTCGAGTCGGCCGAGGTCGTCGCGATCCCCGGTCCGCTGGACCTGACCGGGCTGCACGCCCTCGCCGACCTGCCGCGCCCGGACCTGGACTACCCCGCCTTCCTGCCGCGGCGTCACCCCGAGCTCTCCGACGTCGAGACCGCCGACGACGTCGACGTCCTCGCGGCCATCCGGGCCCGCGACATCCTGCTGCACCACCCCTACGACTCCTTCTCCACCAGCGTCCAGGCGTTCCTGGAGCAGGCGGCCGACGACCCGGACGTGCTCGCCATCAAACAGACGCTCTATCGCACCAGCGGCGACTCCCCGATCGTCGATGCGCTCATCGAGGCGGCGGAGTCGGGCAAGCAGGTGCTGGTCCTGGTCGAGATCAAGGCCCGCTTCGACGAGCAGGCGAACATCAAACGGGCCCGCAAGCTCGAACAGGCCGGATGCCACGTCGTCTACGGTCTCGTCGGCCTGAAGACGCACTGCAAGCTCTCTCTCGTGGTCCGTCAGGAGGGTGACGTCCTGCGGCGGTACACCCACGTCGGAACGGGCAACTACCACCCCCGCACGGCGCGCCTGTACGAGGACCTCGGGCTGCTCACCTGCGACCCGGTCGTCGGCGAGGACGTCTCCGACCTGTTCAACGTGCTGTCCGGCTACTCCCGCAACACCGAGTACGCGCGGCTGCTCGTCGCACCCCACTCCGTGCGGAGCGGGATCATCGAGCGTATCGAGCGTGAGGTGGACAACCACCTGGCCGGCCGGCCGGCCGGCATCCGCTTCAAGCTCAACTCGATCGTCGACGAACGGGTCATCGACGCCCTCTACGGCGCCTCGAACGCGGGCGTGCCCGTCGACATCTGGGTGCGCGGGATCTGCGCGCTGCGCGCCGGGATCCCCGGCCTGTCCGAGAACGTCCGGGTGCGCAGCGTCCTCGGCCGCTTCCTCGAGCACTCGAGGGTGTACTGGTTCGCCGGCGGCGGCGAACCAGAGGTCTGGATCGGCAGCGCGGACATCATGCACCGCAACCTGGACCGCCGAGTCGAGGCGCTGGTCCAGATCACCGACCCCTCCCACGTGCGCTATCTCACGCGGTTGCTCGAGCTCGGCTTCGACGACGGCATCTCCTCCTGGCACCTCGGGCCCGACGACGTCTGGACCCGCTTCGCCAGCGACGCCGAAGGGCGGCCCCTGCTCGACCTCCAGGAGTACTTCGTCGGACTGACCCAGCGACGGTCGGACATCACCGCGCCGTGA